One Catalinimonas alkaloidigena genomic window carries:
- a CDS encoding MCP four helix bundle domain-containing protein, which translates to MSIYNKIKWVAGILLVFVIVLTTNLIDKDNFGRLRHSIVTIYEDRIIANDLIFELAVLIQEKELAVAMSDSVFFSKNNDSVDQKIQSLIERYEQTQITEEEQRFFDDLKTSLRTLKKLETEFVSSKFNDSTELFNTINHIVHTLRDLSKVQLKEGQRQMALSKRTMDTIDLFTRVETIFLVLMAILIQVIVLYKPQRRQ; encoded by the coding sequence ATGAGCATCTATAACAAAATTAAATGGGTGGCAGGTATCCTATTAGTCTTTGTCATTGTTCTAACAACCAATCTGATAGATAAGGATAATTTTGGCAGATTAAGGCACTCGATTGTAACGATCTATGAGGACAGAATTATCGCAAATGACTTAATATTTGAACTAGCAGTTTTGATTCAAGAGAAGGAACTAGCAGTGGCCATGTCGGATTCCGTATTTTTTTCAAAAAATAATGATAGTGTTGATCAGAAGATACAGAGTTTGATAGAAAGGTATGAACAAACACAAATCACAGAAGAAGAACAGAGGTTTTTCGATGATTTGAAGACTAGCTTAAGGACATTGAAGAAATTAGAAACCGAATTTGTATCTTCTAAGTTTAATGATAGCACCGAGCTTTTCAATACCATCAATCACATAGTGCATACACTTCGTGACTTATCAAAAGTGCAGTTAAAAGAAGGACAAAGGCAAATGGCACTTAGTAAAAGAACCATGGATACGATAGACTTATTTACTCGCGTCGAAACTATATTTCTGGTATTGATGGCAATTCTTATTCAAGTAATTGTTTTATATAAACCGCAAAGGCGTCAGTAA
- a CDS encoding carboxypeptidase-like regulatory domain-containing protein has product MYLLSKISSTSLLFAALCLAACQQNDDPTPDPTPQPEPYTVSGTVVDTQGNPMAGIKVRADDEALYGSLSVTTDANGHYQMPRMTLGGWKIYAWKEVRFNGKTYHLRLGMPHEQDYDAFSPGQAGEVRDFVWKLSGIIPDRTRSDDSPAGYFGGTIFFSNFTSDWEPLPAGAQVTVTFTPETGATLFDGSAPQPLQKSFTIEREETFYYLHDIPQSIYRISATCTHNGVTKNLQLTDTFDENWGPALEHFYFRSADGISYENGMQSRSMPYFMKLE; this is encoded by the coding sequence ATGTATCTTCTTTCAAAAATCAGCTCGACCTCCTTACTGTTCGCGGCCCTGTGTTTGGCGGCTTGCCAGCAAAACGATGACCCCACGCCCGACCCGACCCCGCAACCTGAGCCTTACACGGTCAGCGGCACGGTGGTCGATACCCAAGGCAACCCCATGGCAGGCATCAAAGTGCGGGCCGACGATGAAGCGCTGTACGGCTCCCTGTCGGTGACGACCGATGCCAACGGACACTACCAGATGCCGCGCATGACCCTCGGTGGCTGGAAAATCTACGCCTGGAAAGAAGTCCGGTTCAACGGCAAGACCTACCACCTTCGCCTGGGCATGCCGCATGAACAAGATTACGATGCCTTCAGTCCCGGCCAGGCAGGCGAAGTCAGGGATTTTGTGTGGAAACTGTCCGGCATTATTCCCGACCGCACCCGCAGCGACGATTCCCCCGCCGGTTACTTTGGCGGAACCATTTTCTTCTCCAACTTCACCAGCGACTGGGAGCCCCTGCCGGCTGGCGCACAGGTCACCGTCACGTTCACGCCCGAAACCGGAGCGACTTTGTTTGACGGTAGCGCTCCCCAGCCCCTTCAGAAGTCGTTCACGATCGAACGCGAGGAGACGTTTTATTATCTCCACGACATTCCGCAATCGATCTACCGCATTTCGGCAACCTGCACCCACAACGGCGTCACCAAAAACCTGCAACTGACCGATACCTTTGACGAAAACTGGGGCCCCGCCCTCGAACATTTTTACTTCCGGTCGGCCGATGGCATTTCGTACGAAAACGGCATGCAAAGCCGCAGTATGCCCTACTTTATGAAATTAGAGTAA
- a CDS encoding response regulator, which yields MNKRTIYLADDHNIVAQGIAALLSQIDAVGDIHLFRNGQELFHACAAKVPDVVFLDLEMPVWDGRKTLVEVKKNYATVSCFILSMLNEKYIVEDCMDKGAAGYLHKDCTLQELSEAIHLPKGEVCYSKEVLKVLSGVKKTAAGHVLTEPLSDREKEILHWLCEGLSPREIGDKLFLSPRTVETHKTNIMQKFNVNSVGKLISTALKNKLV from the coding sequence ATGAACAAACGAACGATCTACCTGGCTGACGACCACAACATTGTTGCACAAGGCATTGCGGCTTTGCTATCGCAGATTGACGCGGTGGGGGATATTCACCTTTTTAGAAATGGACAGGAACTCTTCCACGCTTGCGCTGCAAAAGTTCCGGACGTTGTTTTCCTGGATCTGGAAATGCCCGTGTGGGATGGCCGTAAAACCCTGGTCGAAGTAAAGAAAAACTACGCTACCGTTTCCTGTTTTATTTTGTCCATGCTCAACGAGAAATACATCGTCGAGGATTGCATGGACAAGGGGGCCGCCGGGTACCTGCACAAGGACTGCACCCTGCAGGAGCTGTCAGAAGCCATCCACCTGCCGAAAGGTGAGGTTTGCTATTCCAAAGAAGTGCTAAAGGTGTTGAGTGGCGTCAAAAAAACGGCCGCGGGGCACGTGCTCACGGAGCCTCTTTCCGACCGGGAAAAGGAAATTCTCCACTGGCTGTGCGAAGGCTTGTCCCCGCGAGAAATAGGAGATAAACTATTTTTAAGCCCCCGGACGGTGGAGACGCACAAAACCAACATCATGCAAAAGTTCAATGTGAATTCGGTGGGCAAGCTGATCAGCACCGCGCTAAAAAATAAACTAGTATAG